One Bradyrhizobium sp. CCGB12 genomic window carries:
- a CDS encoding DUF2842 domain-containing protein, whose protein sequence is MTIRTRKFLGAILLLVLATVWALLGMAAAQMPWIAESGWRQAIYYVVVGMGWVLPAMPIVSWMQRPDRAKSGS, encoded by the coding sequence ATGACGATCCGCACCCGCAAGTTCCTCGGCGCCATCCTGCTCCTGGTGCTGGCCACGGTCTGGGCCCTGCTCGGCATGGCGGCCGCGCAGATGCCGTGGATTGCCGAGTCCGGTTGGCGGCAGGCGATCTACTACGTGGTGGTCGGCATGGGCTGGGTGCTGCCGGCGATGCCGATCGTGAGCTGGATGCAGCGTCCCGACCGCGCCAAGTCCGGTTCATAG